Proteins co-encoded in one Mycobacterium mantenii genomic window:
- the thyX gene encoding FAD-dependent thymidylate synthase, giving the protein MAEIAPLRVQLIAKTEFLAPPDVPWNTDADGGPALVEFAGRACYQSWSKPNPKTATNAGYIKHIIDVGHFSVLEHASVSFYITGISRSCTHELIRHRHFSYSQLSQRYVPERDSRVVVPPGMEDDPELQQILTEAADASRGTYTELLTKLEARFADQPSALLRRKQARQAARAVLPNATETRIVVTGNYRAWRHFIAVRASEHADVEIRRLAIECLRQLAGVAPAIFADFEISTLADGTEVATSPLATEA; this is encoded by the coding sequence GTGGCCGAGATCGCGCCGCTGCGCGTGCAACTGATCGCCAAGACCGAGTTCTTGGCGCCCCCGGACGTGCCGTGGAACACCGACGCCGACGGCGGCCCCGCGCTGGTCGAGTTCGCCGGCCGGGCCTGTTATCAAAGCTGGTCGAAACCCAATCCCAAGACCGCGACCAACGCCGGCTACATCAAGCACATCATCGACGTCGGCCACTTTTCGGTGCTCGAACACGCCAGCGTGTCGTTCTACATCACCGGCATCTCGCGATCGTGCACCCACGAGCTGATTCGGCATCGGCACTTCTCCTACTCGCAGCTGTCGCAGCGCTACGTCCCCGAGCGGGACTCGCGCGTCGTCGTGCCGCCGGGCATGGAGGACGACCCGGAGCTGCAGCAGATCCTCACCGAGGCCGCCGACGCCAGTCGCGGCACCTACACCGAGCTGCTGACCAAGCTGGAAGCCAGGTTTGCCGACCAGCCCAGCGCTCTGCTGCGGCGCAAGCAGGCCCGCCAGGCCGCCCGCGCCGTGCTGCCCAACGCGACCGAGACCCGCATTGTCGTGACCGGCAACTACCGGGCGTGGCGGCACTTCATCGCGGTGCGCGCCAGCGAGCACGCCGACGTGGAGATCCGGCGGCTCGCCATCGAATGCCTGCGCCAGCTGGCGGGCGTGGCCCCCGCAATATTCGCCGACTTCGAGATCTCCACCCTGGCCGACGGCACCGAGGTCGCGACCAGCCCGCTGGCGACCGAAGCCTGA
- the dapA gene encoding 4-hydroxy-tetrahydrodipicolinate synthase encodes MSTVGFDAPARLGTVLTAMVTPFGADGSVDTVAAAQLANHLVDAGCDGLVVSGTTGESPTTTDDEKRELLRVVLEAVGDRVRVIAGAGTYDTAHSVRLAKACAAEGAHGLLVVTPYYSKPPQSGLIAHFTAVADATELPVLLYDIPPRSVIPIQPETIRALAAHPNIVGIKDAKADLHSGGQIIAETGLAYYSGDDALNLPWLAMGAIGFISVISHVAAGQLREMLSAFSSGDIATARKINATVAPLCDAMARLGGVTMSKAGLRLQGIDVGDPRLPQMPATPEQLDALAADMRAASVLR; translated from the coding sequence GTGAGCACGGTCGGATTCGACGCCCCAGCGCGGTTGGGAACCGTGCTGACCGCGATGGTCACACCGTTTGGCGCCGACGGCTCCGTCGACACCGTCGCGGCCGCACAACTGGCCAATCACCTGGTCGACGCCGGCTGCGACGGGCTGGTGGTCTCCGGAACCACCGGCGAGTCCCCGACCACCACCGACGACGAGAAACGAGAGCTGCTACGCGTGGTTCTGGAGGCGGTGGGCGACCGGGTCCGCGTCATCGCCGGAGCCGGCACCTATGACACCGCCCACAGCGTCCGGCTGGCCAAGGCCTGCGCGGCCGAGGGCGCCCACGGGCTGCTGGTGGTCACGCCGTACTACTCGAAGCCTCCCCAGAGCGGGCTGATCGCCCACTTCACCGCCGTTGCCGACGCGACCGAGTTGCCGGTGCTGCTCTACGACATCCCGCCCCGTTCGGTGATACCGATCCAGCCCGAGACCATCCGTGCGCTGGCCGCCCACCCCAACATCGTCGGAATCAAGGACGCGAAGGCCGACCTGCACAGCGGTGGCCAGATCATCGCCGAGACCGGCCTCGCCTACTACTCCGGCGACGACGCGCTGAACCTGCCCTGGCTGGCGATGGGCGCGATCGGCTTCATCAGCGTGATCTCCCACGTGGCGGCGGGACAGCTGCGGGAAATGTTGTCCGCCTTCAGCTCCGGGGACATCGCCACGGCCCGCAAGATCAACGCCACCGTCGCCCCTCTGTGCGACGCGATGGCCCGCCTGGGCGGGGTGACGATGTCCAAGGCCGGCCTGCGCCTGCAGGGCATCGACGTCGGCGACCCGCGGTTGCCGCAAATGCCCGCAACGCCAGAGCAACTCGACGCGTTGGCCGCGGACATGCGTGCGGCCTCGGTGCTGCGGTGA
- a CDS encoding restriction endonuclease subunit S, producing the protein MKTVLGEHLDFSTGSRAPRASDGRFPVYGANGAIGYAAEHNASGPLVVLGRVGSYCGSLRYCDSDVWVTENALVCRAKDPRETRYWYYALQTCRLADHRSGSGQPLLNQKILNDVPVCTVAADERRRVAELLGALDDKIAANDRLIETAERLMVALAASVPDRVRLSSLATRSTVTRNVTEFDDRVAHFSLPAFDDGAKPRLVDAAAVRSAKLLLTEPCVLFAKLNPRIPRIWNVASLPSDMAVASTEFVVLRPVGIDSSALWSALRQPDISLRLQQRAAGTSGSHQRIQPRDLLDVAVPDVRRLSPAVSRTLSGLGALCHARRTESARLSGFRDGLLPLLVAGKVRVGDSGPPG; encoded by the coding sequence GTGAAGACCGTCCTGGGCGAGCACCTCGACTTCAGCACCGGTAGCCGCGCGCCGCGGGCATCCGACGGGCGCTTTCCCGTCTACGGTGCCAACGGCGCGATCGGTTATGCCGCCGAACACAACGCCAGCGGACCCTTGGTCGTGCTCGGCCGCGTCGGCTCCTACTGCGGCAGCCTGCGCTACTGCGACTCCGATGTCTGGGTCACCGAGAACGCGCTGGTGTGCCGGGCCAAAGACCCGCGGGAGACCCGGTATTGGTACTACGCCCTGCAGACCTGCCGGCTGGCCGACCACCGATCCGGGTCGGGCCAGCCCCTGCTCAACCAGAAGATCCTGAACGACGTGCCGGTGTGCACCGTCGCGGCCGACGAACGCCGGCGGGTCGCCGAACTGCTGGGCGCCCTCGACGACAAGATAGCCGCCAACGACCGGCTCATCGAGACCGCCGAACGCCTGATGGTCGCCCTCGCCGCATCGGTGCCGGATCGCGTGCGGCTGTCGAGCCTGGCGACCCGGTCGACCGTGACCCGCAACGTGACCGAGTTCGACGATCGCGTCGCCCACTTCAGCCTTCCGGCGTTCGACGACGGGGCCAAACCCCGCCTGGTCGACGCCGCGGCGGTGCGCAGCGCCAAGCTGCTGCTGACCGAGCCGTGCGTTCTCTTCGCCAAGCTGAACCCGCGGATCCCACGGATCTGGAACGTGGCGAGCCTGCCGTCGGACATGGCCGTGGCCAGCACCGAGTTCGTCGTGCTGAGGCCGGTCGGCATCGATTCCTCGGCCCTGTGGTCGGCGCTGCGGCAGCCGGATATCTCGCTGCGCCTGCAGCAGCGGGCCGCGGGAACCTCGGGCAGCCATCAGCGGATTCAACCCCGCGACCTGCTGGATGTGGCGGTGCCCGACGTCCGCCGGCTGAGCCCGGCGGTGTCGCGGACGCTCAGCGGTCTGGGTGCGCTGTGTCATGCGCGCCGCACCGAAAGCGCGCGGCTGTCGGGATTCCGGGACGGGCTGCTGCCGTTGCTGGTCGCCGGCAAGGTGCGGGTCGGCGACTCCGGTCCGCCCGGCTAA